A portion of the Gasterosteus aculeatus chromosome 12, fGasAcu3.hap1.1, whole genome shotgun sequence genome contains these proteins:
- the mctp2b gene encoding multiple C2 and transmembrane domain-containing protein 2 isoform X2: MDPKKPGKLQQLRQRMLPHLRRGKTSPTKHLVHLEPTMDHRMSSSVPDMRDVRQQHAHVPAGAQVQRYTSPSSSSPSTPLLKPARSPGGGSGSGLVMRAALGGAGRKVRADCTDWASSQESFGSLCLEEKKLETHHRPAGGMEPEELALPEMMTVYSPGPPSEEVSQDSAQYDDHISDHGLKDGDSQNSEMGNESLNVPESLRDPLRSFLLTINLKEGRNLVIRDRCGTSDPYVKFKLEGKTFYKSKVVYKNLNPAWNETFTLPVKDLNQNLYIKVYDRDLTTDDFMGTAIVRLHDLVIDKHNEMTLRLDDPNSLEEDMGEVLVDMRLSLRDGNSKRGSRWPQKRKPSTPPGGSSLGFRQLETLRKSQLWTSVVSVTLVEGQDLPLDTQGGQFFVRFRLGELRHRSKNHCKVSNPQWRERFTFNQFGDRPENLEVELWSKEGRRNEECLETSEVDLSGIPFNQTALFTQTLDQGRGRLVLLITLNPCSGASIADLSAAPLDEPHEQQKQLDNYSLKRSLKNLPDVGFLQIKVIRAADLLAADLNGKSDPFCVLELGNDRLQTHTVYKSLNPEWKTVFTFPVKDIHDVLVVTVFDEDGDKAPDFLGKVAIPLLSIRRGQQIAFPLKKEDLGGLSKGSITLELKVIFNPVRAGIRTFKPMERRFMEDNPKFSKKVLARNVLRVQALYRAIVSTLQYIKSCFQWESVQRSLLAFLVFLVTVWHWEFYMLPLFLVLLISWNYFQIQTGRVSQDLDNVDAGDEDDDDEKESERRGLLEKIHMVQDTIITLQTLLDQMACFGERIKNTFNWSVPFLSSLAFLIFGIATILTYYIPVRYIVLIWGINKFTKKLRNPYSIDNNEVFDFLTRVPSDVQKVHYSEVRGSRKKKLS, encoded by the exons ATGGACCCCAAGAAGCCGGGCAAGCTGCAGCAGCTTCGCCAGAGGATGCTGCCACACCTCCGGCGAGGCAAGACGAGCCCGACCAAACATCTGGTTCATCTGGAACCCACCATGGACCACCGGATGAGCTCTTCCGTTCCCGACATGCGTGACGTGAGGCAGCAGCACGCTCACGTCCCCGCCGGCGCGCAGGTCCAACGGTACACCTCTCCCAGCTCCAGCAGCCCCTCCACGCCGCTCCTCAAGCCAGCTCGAAGCCCCGGGGGCGGGAGTGGGAGTGGCCTGGTGATGCGAGCCGCTCTCGGAGGAGCCGGGAGGAAGGTGCGTGCAGACTGCACGGACTGGGCTTCCTCCCAGGAGTCATTCGGCAGTCTCtgcctggaggagaagaagctggagaCACACCACAGACCTGCCGGGGGCATGGAGCCCGAGGAGCTGGCCCTGCCGGAGATGATGACCGTGTACAGCCCAGGACCCCCCTCTGAGGAGGTGTCCCAGGACAGCGCACAG TATGATGATCATATCAGCGATCATGGGTTGAAAGACGGGGACAGCCAAAAT TCTGAGATGGGGAACGAGTCCCTGAACGTGCCGGAGAGCCTACGGGACCCTCTCAGATCCTTCCTGCTCACCATCAACCTGAAGGAAGGACGAAACCTGGTCATCAGGGACCGCTGTG GTACCAGCGACCCGTACGTGAAATTCAAGCTGGAGGGGAAAACCTTCTACAAAAGCAAAGTGGTTTACAAAAACCTCAACCCGGCGTGGAATGAGACCTTCACGCTACCTGTGAAGGATCTGAACCAGAACCTGTACATCAAG GTGTACGACCGTGATCTGACCACCGATGACTTCATGGGCACCGCCATCGTCAGACTGCACGACCTGGTGATTGACAA gCACAATGAGATGACTTTGCGCTTGGACGACCCAAACAGCCTGGAGGAGGACATGGGGGAGGTGCTGGTGGACATGAGGCTGTCACTCAGAGATGGCAACAGCAAAAGAGGCAGT CGGTggccccaaaaaagaaaaccaagtACTCCG CCAGGAGGCTCTTCTCTGGGCTTTCGCCAGTTGGAGACACTGAGGAAGAGTCAGCTTTGGACTTCTGTTGTGTCCGTGACTCTGGTCGAGGGTCAGGATCTGCCGCTGGACACTCAGGGGGGTCAGTTCTTCGTACGCTTCAGACTCGGGGAGCTGAGGCACAGAAGCAAG AATCACTGCAAAGTGTCCAACCCTCAGTGGAGAGAGAGGTTCACCTTCAACCAGTTTGGGGACAGACCAGAAAACCTGGAGGTGGAGCTCTGGTCCAAGGAAGGACGAAGGAACGAGGAGTGTTTGGAAAC aaGTGAGGTCGACCTGTCCGGGATACCGTTCAACCAGACGGCGCTGTTCACACAGACCCTGGACCAGGGGAGAGGACGCCTTGTCCTCCTGATCACACTGAACCCGTGCAGCGGCGCCTCCATCGCGGACCTCTCTGCGGCGCCGCTCGATGAACCTCATGAACAACAGAAACAGCTGGACAACTAT AGTTTGAAAAGGTCCCTGAAAAATCTCCCTGATGTTGGTTTCCTGCAAATCAAAGTTATCAGGGCTGCGGATTTGCTGGCTGCTGATCTAAACG GCAAGAGCGATCCCTTCTGCGTGTTGGAGCTGGGGAACGACCGGCTGCAGACCCACACAGTCTACAAGAGCCTCAACCCAGAGTGGAAAACCGTCTTCACATT cCCTGTCAAAGACATTCATGACGTTCTGGTGGTGACCGTCTTTGACGAGGATGGAGACAAGGCGCCAGACTTCCTGGGAAAAGTTGCCATTCCCCTGCTCTCG ATCCGCAGGGGACAGCAGATCGCCTTCCCGCTGAAAAAAGAAGACTTAGGTGGGCTGTCGAAGGGGAGCATCACTCTGGAGCTGAAGGTTATTTTTAACCCT gTCAGAGCAGGTATAAGGACCTTCAAGCCAATGGAGAGAAGATTCATGGAGGATAATCCCAAATTTTCCAAAAAG GTGCTGGCCAGGAACGTGCTGCGCGTTCAGGCGCTGTACAGGGCCATCGTGTCGACTCTGCAGTACATCAAAAGCTGCTTCCAGTGGGAGAGCGTTCAGAGGAGCCTGCTAGCCTTCCTG GTGTTCCTGGTTACGGTGTGGCACTGGGAGTTTTACATGCTGCCCCTCTTCCTGGTGCTGCTCATCTCGTGGAACTACTTCCAGATCCAGACCGGTCGGGTCAGTCAGGACTTG GACAACGTGGATGCGGGCGACGAAGATGACGACGATGAGAAG GAGTCGGAGAGAAGAGGCTTGTTGGAGAAAATCCACATGGTCCAAGACACAATCATCACCCTTCAAACCCTGCTGGACCAGATGGCCTGTTTTGGGGAGAGGATTAAAAA CACTTTCAACTGGTCGGTGCCATTCCTGTCCAGTCTGGCTTTCCTTATCTTTGGGATTGCAACGATCCTCACATACTACATCCCCGTCCGCTACATAGTTTTAATCTGGG GCATCAATAAATTCACCAAGAAATTACGGAACCCGTACAGCATTGACAACAATGAGGTGTTTGATTTCCTGACAAGGGTGCCTTCAGATGTGCAGAAG GTTCACTACAGTGAGGTGAGAggcagcaggaagaagaaactCTCGTAG
- the mctp2b gene encoding multiple C2 and transmembrane domain-containing protein 2 isoform X1 encodes MWGRLYCSVRVIKRRGLRPLICNEDADKNLIKPLLQILHFASLLDFNVVFLGSAAGHVHVLEADRASLPVMDPKKPGKLQQLRQRMLPHLRRGKTSPTKHLVHLEPTMDHRMSSSVPDMRDVRQQHAHVPAGAQVQRYTSPSSSSPSTPLLKPARSPGGGSGSGLVMRAALGGAGRKVRADCTDWASSQESFGSLCLEEKKLETHHRPAGGMEPEELALPEMMTVYSPGPPSEEVSQDSAQYDDHISDHGLKDGDSQNSEMGNESLNVPESLRDPLRSFLLTINLKEGRNLVIRDRCGTSDPYVKFKLEGKTFYKSKVVYKNLNPAWNETFTLPVKDLNQNLYIKVYDRDLTTDDFMGTAIVRLHDLVIDKHNEMTLRLDDPNSLEEDMGEVLVDMRLSLRDGNSKRGSPGGSSLGFRQLETLRKSQLWTSVVSVTLVEGQDLPLDTQGGQFFVRFRLGELRHRSKNHCKVSNPQWRERFTFNQFGDRPENLEVELWSKEGRRNEECLETSEVDLSGIPFNQTALFTQTLDQGRGRLVLLITLNPCSGASIADLSAAPLDEPHEQQKQLDNYSLKRSLKNLPDVGFLQIKVIRAADLLAADLNGKSDPFCVLELGNDRLQTHTVYKSLNPEWKTVFTFPVKDIHDVLVVTVFDEDGDKAPDFLGKVAIPLLSIRRGQQIAFPLKKEDLGGLSKGSITLELKVIFNPVRAGIRTFKPMERRFMEDNPKFSKKVLARNVLRVQALYRAIVSTLQYIKSCFQWESVQRSLLAFLVFLVTVWHWEFYMLPLFLVLLISWNYFQIQTGRVSQDLDNVDAGDEDDDDEKESERRGLLEKIHMVQDTIITLQTLLDQMACFGERIKNTFNWSVPFLSSLAFLIFGIATILTYYIPVRYIVLIWGINKFTKKLRNPYSIDNNEVFDFLTRVPSDVQKVHYSEVRGSRKKKLS; translated from the exons ATGTGGGGGCGTCTTTACTGCAGCGTACGGGTTATTAAGCGCCGCGGTCTCCGTCCCTTGATATGTAATGAAGATGCGGACAAGAACTTAATAAAACCGTTGCTCCAAATTCTCCACTTTGCTTCGCTTCTGGACTTTAACGTGGTATTTCTGGGGTC AGCTGCCGGTCATGTCCACGTCTTAGAAGCCGACCGAGCCTCCCTTCCCGTCATGGACCCCAAGAAGCCGGGCAAGCTGCAGCAGCTTCGCCAGAGGATGCTGCCACACCTCCGGCGAGGCAAGACGAGCCCGACCAAACATCTGGTTCATCTGGAACCCACCATGGACCACCGGATGAGCTCTTCCGTTCCCGACATGCGTGACGTGAGGCAGCAGCACGCTCACGTCCCCGCCGGCGCGCAGGTCCAACGGTACACCTCTCCCAGCTCCAGCAGCCCCTCCACGCCGCTCCTCAAGCCAGCTCGAAGCCCCGGGGGCGGGAGTGGGAGTGGCCTGGTGATGCGAGCCGCTCTCGGAGGAGCCGGGAGGAAGGTGCGTGCAGACTGCACGGACTGGGCTTCCTCCCAGGAGTCATTCGGCAGTCTCtgcctggaggagaagaagctggagaCACACCACAGACCTGCCGGGGGCATGGAGCCCGAGGAGCTGGCCCTGCCGGAGATGATGACCGTGTACAGCCCAGGACCCCCCTCTGAGGAGGTGTCCCAGGACAGCGCACAG TATGATGATCATATCAGCGATCATGGGTTGAAAGACGGGGACAGCCAAAAT TCTGAGATGGGGAACGAGTCCCTGAACGTGCCGGAGAGCCTACGGGACCCTCTCAGATCCTTCCTGCTCACCATCAACCTGAAGGAAGGACGAAACCTGGTCATCAGGGACCGCTGTG GTACCAGCGACCCGTACGTGAAATTCAAGCTGGAGGGGAAAACCTTCTACAAAAGCAAAGTGGTTTACAAAAACCTCAACCCGGCGTGGAATGAGACCTTCACGCTACCTGTGAAGGATCTGAACCAGAACCTGTACATCAAG GTGTACGACCGTGATCTGACCACCGATGACTTCATGGGCACCGCCATCGTCAGACTGCACGACCTGGTGATTGACAA gCACAATGAGATGACTTTGCGCTTGGACGACCCAAACAGCCTGGAGGAGGACATGGGGGAGGTGCTGGTGGACATGAGGCTGTCACTCAGAGATGGCAACAGCAAAAGAGGCAGT CCAGGAGGCTCTTCTCTGGGCTTTCGCCAGTTGGAGACACTGAGGAAGAGTCAGCTTTGGACTTCTGTTGTGTCCGTGACTCTGGTCGAGGGTCAGGATCTGCCGCTGGACACTCAGGGGGGTCAGTTCTTCGTACGCTTCAGACTCGGGGAGCTGAGGCACAGAAGCAAG AATCACTGCAAAGTGTCCAACCCTCAGTGGAGAGAGAGGTTCACCTTCAACCAGTTTGGGGACAGACCAGAAAACCTGGAGGTGGAGCTCTGGTCCAAGGAAGGACGAAGGAACGAGGAGTGTTTGGAAAC aaGTGAGGTCGACCTGTCCGGGATACCGTTCAACCAGACGGCGCTGTTCACACAGACCCTGGACCAGGGGAGAGGACGCCTTGTCCTCCTGATCACACTGAACCCGTGCAGCGGCGCCTCCATCGCGGACCTCTCTGCGGCGCCGCTCGATGAACCTCATGAACAACAGAAACAGCTGGACAACTAT AGTTTGAAAAGGTCCCTGAAAAATCTCCCTGATGTTGGTTTCCTGCAAATCAAAGTTATCAGGGCTGCGGATTTGCTGGCTGCTGATCTAAACG GCAAGAGCGATCCCTTCTGCGTGTTGGAGCTGGGGAACGACCGGCTGCAGACCCACACAGTCTACAAGAGCCTCAACCCAGAGTGGAAAACCGTCTTCACATT cCCTGTCAAAGACATTCATGACGTTCTGGTGGTGACCGTCTTTGACGAGGATGGAGACAAGGCGCCAGACTTCCTGGGAAAAGTTGCCATTCCCCTGCTCTCG ATCCGCAGGGGACAGCAGATCGCCTTCCCGCTGAAAAAAGAAGACTTAGGTGGGCTGTCGAAGGGGAGCATCACTCTGGAGCTGAAGGTTATTTTTAACCCT gTCAGAGCAGGTATAAGGACCTTCAAGCCAATGGAGAGAAGATTCATGGAGGATAATCCCAAATTTTCCAAAAAG GTGCTGGCCAGGAACGTGCTGCGCGTTCAGGCGCTGTACAGGGCCATCGTGTCGACTCTGCAGTACATCAAAAGCTGCTTCCAGTGGGAGAGCGTTCAGAGGAGCCTGCTAGCCTTCCTG GTGTTCCTGGTTACGGTGTGGCACTGGGAGTTTTACATGCTGCCCCTCTTCCTGGTGCTGCTCATCTCGTGGAACTACTTCCAGATCCAGACCGGTCGGGTCAGTCAGGACTTG GACAACGTGGATGCGGGCGACGAAGATGACGACGATGAGAAG GAGTCGGAGAGAAGAGGCTTGTTGGAGAAAATCCACATGGTCCAAGACACAATCATCACCCTTCAAACCCTGCTGGACCAGATGGCCTGTTTTGGGGAGAGGATTAAAAA CACTTTCAACTGGTCGGTGCCATTCCTGTCCAGTCTGGCTTTCCTTATCTTTGGGATTGCAACGATCCTCACATACTACATCCCCGTCCGCTACATAGTTTTAATCTGGG GCATCAATAAATTCACCAAGAAATTACGGAACCCGTACAGCATTGACAACAATGAGGTGTTTGATTTCCTGACAAGGGTGCCTTCAGATGTGCAGAAG GTTCACTACAGTGAGGTGAGAggcagcaggaagaagaaactCTCGTAG
- the mctp2b gene encoding multiple C2 and transmembrane domain-containing protein 2 isoform X4, with protein MDPKKPGKLQQLRQRMLPHLRRGKTSPTKHLVHLEPTMDHRMSSSVPDMRDVRQQHAHVPAGAQVQRYTSPSSSSPSTPLLKPARSPGGGSGSGLVMRAALGGAGRKVRADCTDWASSQESFGSLCLEEKKLETHHRPAGGMEPEELALPEMMTVYSPGPPSEEVSQDSAQYDDHISDHGLKDGDSQNSEMGNESLNVPESLRDPLRSFLLTINLKEGRNLVIRDRCGTSDPYVKFKLEGKTFYKSKVVYKNLNPAWNETFTLPVKDLNQNLYIKVYDRDLTTDDFMGTAIVRLHDLVIDKHNEMTLRLDDPNSLEEDMGEVLVDMRLSLRDGNSKRGSPGGSSLGFRQLETLRKSQLWTSVVSVTLVEGQDLPLDTQGGQFFVRFRLGELRHRSKNHCKVSNPQWRERFTFNQFGDRPENLEVELWSKEGRRNEECLETSEVDLSGIPFNQTALFTQTLDQGRGRLVLLITLNPCSGASIADLSAAPLDEPHEQQKQLDNYSLKRSLKNLPDVGFLQIKVIRAADLLAADLNGKSDPFCVLELGNDRLQTHTVYKSLNPEWKTVFTFPVKDIHDVLVVTVFDEDGDKAPDFLGKVAIPLLSIRRGQQIAFPLKKEDLGGLSKGSITLELKVIFNPVRAGIRTFKPMERRFMEDNPKFSKKVLARNVLRVQALYRAIVSTLQYIKSCFQWESVQRSLLAFLVFLVTVWHWEFYMLPLFLVLLISWNYFQIQTGRVSQDLDNVDAGDEDDDDEKESERRGLLEKIHMVQDTIITLQTLLDQMACFGERIKNTFNWSVPFLSSLAFLIFGIATILTYYIPVRYIVLIWGINKFTKKLRNPYSIDNNEVFDFLTRVPSDVQKVHYSEVRGSRKKKLS; from the exons ATGGACCCCAAGAAGCCGGGCAAGCTGCAGCAGCTTCGCCAGAGGATGCTGCCACACCTCCGGCGAGGCAAGACGAGCCCGACCAAACATCTGGTTCATCTGGAACCCACCATGGACCACCGGATGAGCTCTTCCGTTCCCGACATGCGTGACGTGAGGCAGCAGCACGCTCACGTCCCCGCCGGCGCGCAGGTCCAACGGTACACCTCTCCCAGCTCCAGCAGCCCCTCCACGCCGCTCCTCAAGCCAGCTCGAAGCCCCGGGGGCGGGAGTGGGAGTGGCCTGGTGATGCGAGCCGCTCTCGGAGGAGCCGGGAGGAAGGTGCGTGCAGACTGCACGGACTGGGCTTCCTCCCAGGAGTCATTCGGCAGTCTCtgcctggaggagaagaagctggagaCACACCACAGACCTGCCGGGGGCATGGAGCCCGAGGAGCTGGCCCTGCCGGAGATGATGACCGTGTACAGCCCAGGACCCCCCTCTGAGGAGGTGTCCCAGGACAGCGCACAG TATGATGATCATATCAGCGATCATGGGTTGAAAGACGGGGACAGCCAAAAT TCTGAGATGGGGAACGAGTCCCTGAACGTGCCGGAGAGCCTACGGGACCCTCTCAGATCCTTCCTGCTCACCATCAACCTGAAGGAAGGACGAAACCTGGTCATCAGGGACCGCTGTG GTACCAGCGACCCGTACGTGAAATTCAAGCTGGAGGGGAAAACCTTCTACAAAAGCAAAGTGGTTTACAAAAACCTCAACCCGGCGTGGAATGAGACCTTCACGCTACCTGTGAAGGATCTGAACCAGAACCTGTACATCAAG GTGTACGACCGTGATCTGACCACCGATGACTTCATGGGCACCGCCATCGTCAGACTGCACGACCTGGTGATTGACAA gCACAATGAGATGACTTTGCGCTTGGACGACCCAAACAGCCTGGAGGAGGACATGGGGGAGGTGCTGGTGGACATGAGGCTGTCACTCAGAGATGGCAACAGCAAAAGAGGCAGT CCAGGAGGCTCTTCTCTGGGCTTTCGCCAGTTGGAGACACTGAGGAAGAGTCAGCTTTGGACTTCTGTTGTGTCCGTGACTCTGGTCGAGGGTCAGGATCTGCCGCTGGACACTCAGGGGGGTCAGTTCTTCGTACGCTTCAGACTCGGGGAGCTGAGGCACAGAAGCAAG AATCACTGCAAAGTGTCCAACCCTCAGTGGAGAGAGAGGTTCACCTTCAACCAGTTTGGGGACAGACCAGAAAACCTGGAGGTGGAGCTCTGGTCCAAGGAAGGACGAAGGAACGAGGAGTGTTTGGAAAC aaGTGAGGTCGACCTGTCCGGGATACCGTTCAACCAGACGGCGCTGTTCACACAGACCCTGGACCAGGGGAGAGGACGCCTTGTCCTCCTGATCACACTGAACCCGTGCAGCGGCGCCTCCATCGCGGACCTCTCTGCGGCGCCGCTCGATGAACCTCATGAACAACAGAAACAGCTGGACAACTAT AGTTTGAAAAGGTCCCTGAAAAATCTCCCTGATGTTGGTTTCCTGCAAATCAAAGTTATCAGGGCTGCGGATTTGCTGGCTGCTGATCTAAACG GCAAGAGCGATCCCTTCTGCGTGTTGGAGCTGGGGAACGACCGGCTGCAGACCCACACAGTCTACAAGAGCCTCAACCCAGAGTGGAAAACCGTCTTCACATT cCCTGTCAAAGACATTCATGACGTTCTGGTGGTGACCGTCTTTGACGAGGATGGAGACAAGGCGCCAGACTTCCTGGGAAAAGTTGCCATTCCCCTGCTCTCG ATCCGCAGGGGACAGCAGATCGCCTTCCCGCTGAAAAAAGAAGACTTAGGTGGGCTGTCGAAGGGGAGCATCACTCTGGAGCTGAAGGTTATTTTTAACCCT gTCAGAGCAGGTATAAGGACCTTCAAGCCAATGGAGAGAAGATTCATGGAGGATAATCCCAAATTTTCCAAAAAG GTGCTGGCCAGGAACGTGCTGCGCGTTCAGGCGCTGTACAGGGCCATCGTGTCGACTCTGCAGTACATCAAAAGCTGCTTCCAGTGGGAGAGCGTTCAGAGGAGCCTGCTAGCCTTCCTG GTGTTCCTGGTTACGGTGTGGCACTGGGAGTTTTACATGCTGCCCCTCTTCCTGGTGCTGCTCATCTCGTGGAACTACTTCCAGATCCAGACCGGTCGGGTCAGTCAGGACTTG GACAACGTGGATGCGGGCGACGAAGATGACGACGATGAGAAG GAGTCGGAGAGAAGAGGCTTGTTGGAGAAAATCCACATGGTCCAAGACACAATCATCACCCTTCAAACCCTGCTGGACCAGATGGCCTGTTTTGGGGAGAGGATTAAAAA CACTTTCAACTGGTCGGTGCCATTCCTGTCCAGTCTGGCTTTCCTTATCTTTGGGATTGCAACGATCCTCACATACTACATCCCCGTCCGCTACATAGTTTTAATCTGGG GCATCAATAAATTCACCAAGAAATTACGGAACCCGTACAGCATTGACAACAATGAGGTGTTTGATTTCCTGACAAGGGTGCCTTCAGATGTGCAGAAG GTTCACTACAGTGAGGTGAGAggcagcaggaagaagaaactCTCGTAG
- the mctp2b gene encoding multiple C2 and transmembrane domain-containing protein 2 isoform X3, translating to MWGRLYCSVRVIKRRGLRPLICNEDADKNLIKPLLQILHFASLLDFNVVFLGSAAGHVHVLEADRASLPVMDPKKPGKLQQLRQRMLPHLRRGKTSPTKHLVHLEPTMDHRMSSSVPDMRDVRQQHAHVPAGAQVQRYTSPSSSSPSTPLLKPARSPGGGSGSGLVMRAALGGAGRKVRADCTDWASSQESFGSLCLEEKKLETHHRPAGGMEPEELALPEMMTVYSPGPPSEEVSQDSAQYDDHISDHGLKDGDSQNSEMGNESLNVPESLRDPLRSFLLTINLKEGRNLVIRDRCGTSDPYVKFKLEGKTFYKSKVVYKNLNPAWNETFTLPVKDLNQNLYIKVYDRDLTTDDFMGTAIVRLHDLVIDKHNEMTLRLDDPNSLEEDMGEVLVDMRLSLRDGNSKRGSRWPQKRKPSTPPGGSSLGFRQLETLRKSQLWTSVVSVTLVEGQDLPLDTQGGQFFVRFRLGELRHRSKNHCKVSNPQWRERFTFNQFGDRPENLEVELWSKEGRRNEECLETSEVDLSGIPFNQTALFTQTLDQGRGRLVLLITLNPCSGASIADLSAAPLDEPHEQQKQLDNYSLKRSLKNLPDVGFLQIKVIRAADLLAADLNGKSDPFCVLELGNDRLQTHTVYKSLNPEWKTVFTFPVKDIHDVLVVTVFDEDGDKAPDFLGKVAIPLLSIRRGQQIAFPLKKEDLGGLSKGSITLELKVIFNPVRAGIRTFKPMERRFMEDNPKFSKKVLARNVLRVQALYRAIVSTLQYIKSCFQWESVQRSLLAFLVFLVTVWHWEFYMLPLFLVLLISWNYFQIQTGRVSQDLDNVDAGDEDDDDEKESERRGLLEKIHMVQDTIITLQTLLDQMACFGERIKNTFNWSVPFLSSLAFLIFGIATILTYYIPVRYIVLIWGINKFTKKLRNPYSIDNNEVFDFLTRVPSDVQKVHYSEVRGSRKKKLS from the exons ATGTGGGGGCGTCTTTACTGCAGCGTACGGGTTATTAAGCGCCGCGGTCTCCGTCCCTTGATATGTAATGAAGATGCGGACAAGAACTTAATAAAACCGTTGCTCCAAATTCTCCACTTTGCTTCGCTTCTGGACTTTAACGTGGTATTTCTGGGGTC AGCTGCCGGTCATGTCCACGTCTTAGAAGCCGACCGAGCCTCCCTTCCCGTCATGGACCCCAAGAAGCCGGGCAAGCTGCAGCAGCTTCGCCAGAGGATGCTGCCACACCTCCGGCGAGGCAAGACGAGCCCGACCAAACATCTGGTTCATCTGGAACCCACCATGGACCACCGGATGAGCTCTTCCGTTCCCGACATGCGTGACGTGAGGCAGCAGCACGCTCACGTCCCCGCCGGCGCGCAGGTCCAACGGTACACCTCTCCCAGCTCCAGCAGCCCCTCCACGCCGCTCCTCAAGCCAGCTCGAAGCCCCGGGGGCGGGAGTGGGAGTGGCCTGGTGATGCGAGCCGCTCTCGGAGGAGCCGGGAGGAAGGTGCGTGCAGACTGCACGGACTGGGCTTCCTCCCAGGAGTCATTCGGCAGTCTCtgcctggaggagaagaagctggagaCACACCACAGACCTGCCGGGGGCATGGAGCCCGAGGAGCTGGCCCTGCCGGAGATGATGACCGTGTACAGCCCAGGACCCCCCTCTGAGGAGGTGTCCCAGGACAGCGCACAG TATGATGATCATATCAGCGATCATGGGTTGAAAGACGGGGACAGCCAAAAT TCTGAGATGGGGAACGAGTCCCTGAACGTGCCGGAGAGCCTACGGGACCCTCTCAGATCCTTCCTGCTCACCATCAACCTGAAGGAAGGACGAAACCTGGTCATCAGGGACCGCTGTG GTACCAGCGACCCGTACGTGAAATTCAAGCTGGAGGGGAAAACCTTCTACAAAAGCAAAGTGGTTTACAAAAACCTCAACCCGGCGTGGAATGAGACCTTCACGCTACCTGTGAAGGATCTGAACCAGAACCTGTACATCAAG GTGTACGACCGTGATCTGACCACCGATGACTTCATGGGCACCGCCATCGTCAGACTGCACGACCTGGTGATTGACAA gCACAATGAGATGACTTTGCGCTTGGACGACCCAAACAGCCTGGAGGAGGACATGGGGGAGGTGCTGGTGGACATGAGGCTGTCACTCAGAGATGGCAACAGCAAAAGAGGCAGT CGGTggccccaaaaaagaaaaccaagtACTCCG CCAGGAGGCTCTTCTCTGGGCTTTCGCCAGTTGGAGACACTGAGGAAGAGTCAGCTTTGGACTTCTGTTGTGTCCGTGACTCTGGTCGAGGGTCAGGATCTGCCGCTGGACACTCAGGGGGGTCAGTTCTTCGTACGCTTCAGACTCGGGGAGCTGAGGCACAGAAGCAAG AATCACTGCAAAGTGTCCAACCCTCAGTGGAGAGAGAGGTTCACCTTCAACCAGTTTGGGGACAGACCAGAAAACCTGGAGGTGGAGCTCTGGTCCAAGGAAGGACGAAGGAACGAGGAGTGTTTGGAAAC aaGTGAGGTCGACCTGTCCGGGATACCGTTCAACCAGACGGCGCTGTTCACACAGACCCTGGACCAGGGGAGAGGACGCCTTGTCCTCCTGATCACACTGAACCCGTGCAGCGGCGCCTCCATCGCGGACCTCTCTGCGGCGCCGCTCGATGAACCTCATGAACAACAGAAACAGCTGGACAACTAT AGTTTGAAAAGGTCCCTGAAAAATCTCCCTGATGTTGGTTTCCTGCAAATCAAAGTTATCAGGGCTGCGGATTTGCTGGCTGCTGATCTAAACG GCAAGAGCGATCCCTTCTGCGTGTTGGAGCTGGGGAACGACCGGCTGCAGACCCACACAGTCTACAAGAGCCTCAACCCAGAGTGGAAAACCGTCTTCACATT cCCTGTCAAAGACATTCATGACGTTCTGGTGGTGACCGTCTTTGACGAGGATGGAGACAAGGCGCCAGACTTCCTGGGAAAAGTTGCCATTCCCCTGCTCTCG ATCCGCAGGGGACAGCAGATCGCCTTCCCGCTGAAAAAAGAAGACTTAGGTGGGCTGTCGAAGGGGAGCATCACTCTGGAGCTGAAGGTTATTTTTAACCCT gTCAGAGCAGGTATAAGGACCTTCAAGCCAATGGAGAGAAGATTCATGGAGGATAATCCCAAATTTTCCAAAAAG GTGCTGGCCAGGAACGTGCTGCGCGTTCAGGCGCTGTACAGGGCCATCGTGTCGACTCTGCAGTACATCAAAAGCTGCTTCCAGTGGGAGAGCGTTCAGAGGAGCCTGCTAGCCTTCCTG GTGTTCCTGGTTACGGTGTGGCACTGGGAGTTTTACATGCTGCCCCTCTTCCTGGTGCTGCTCATCTCGTGGAACTACTTCCAGATCCAGACCGGTCGGGTCAGTCAGGACTTG GACAACGTGGATGCGGGCGACGAAGATGACGACGATGAGAAG GAGTCGGAGAGAAGAGGCTTGTTGGAGAAAATCCACATGGTCCAAGACACAATCATCACCCTTCAAACCCTGCTGGACCAGATGGCCTGTTTTGGGGAGAGGATTAAAAA CACTTTCAACTGGTCGGTGCCATTCCTGTCCAGTCTGGCTTTCCTTATCTTTGGGATTGCAACGATCCTCACATACTACATCCCCGTCCGCTACATAGTTTTAATCTGGG GCATCAATAAATTCACCAAGAAATTACGGAACCCGTACAGCATTGACAACAATGAGGTGTTTGATTTCCTGACAAGGGTGCCTTCAGATGTGCAGAAG GTTCACTACAGTGAGGTGAGAggcagcaggaagaagaaactCTCGTAG